DNA sequence from the Patescibacteria group bacterium genome:
ATCAGTATGAGATTAAAGAATATTTAGGCATTGCAATCTTAGTTGCTAAAAAAGAAACTCTTTTCGCTAATAAGTTAGTTGCTTTAATCAACAGAAAAAATATCGCTATGCGTGATGTTTATGATATTTGTTTTTTCGCGCGAAACAATTGGGATATTGACGAACAAATAATTTTTTTTTGGACTGATAAAAAGTTAAAAAGTTATCTTGGCGAGTGCGTCAAAAAATTGGAAAAAATCAGCGACAGAATGATACTGCAAGGATTAGGCGAAGTTTTAAAAGATAAAGATAAAATATGGGCAAAGGAAAATTTAAAAAAAGAAACAATTTTTCTTTTAAAAAATTATCAAAAAAGTTTGAAATAATTTTTATAGAGTAAAATAATTAAAATAATAGAGATATTTTTATGTACAATAAAA
Encoded proteins:
- a CDS encoding nucleotidyl transferase AbiEii/AbiGii toxin family protein; the encoded protein is MLNKEKHQLIMTRILKDIYSDVEISSFLGFKGGTAACLFYNLPRFSVDLDFDLINNFRDSTKIKNPVFLKVENILKKYGTIKEKQIKRWTIFFLLSYGDTDHNIKIEISTRQHNNQYEIKEYLGIAILVAKKETLFANKLVALINRKNIAMRDVYDICFFARNNWDIDEQIIFFWTDKKLKSYLGECVKKLEKISDRMILQGLGEVLKDKDKIWAKENLKKETIFLLKNYQKSLK